The sequence below is a genomic window from Desulfobulbus oligotrophicus.
CATCACATACGCCCGGCTGGAATGGGATGACCAGGGCCAGCCACTCTCCAGTACCTATAACGATGTCTACTTCTCCAGACTGTCCGGACTGGAGGAAACCCGCTACGTCTTTTTGCAGCATAACCAGCTGGCAGAACGTTTTGCACAGCTGAAAGCTGGTGAGTGCATGGTGATCGGTGAAACCGGTTTTGGCACTGGCCTGAACTTTCTCTGCACCTGGCAACTGTTTCGCCAACAGGCAGCACACAGTTCCCGACTGCACTTTATCAGTGTGGAAAAATCCCCCCTCCAACCAACCGACCTTTGGCAGGCGCTCTCGCTCTGGCCGGAACTGGATGACCTGACTCAACAGCTTCTGGAGAATGCGGATGTGTGTACTATTTGTGTGAATGCGAGTAACCTGTGACGCATCATTTAAGTTTTGAATATCAGCAAAATGCTGACTTGCTATCCATCGTCGGCTGTTAATATCACAACTCCAATTTTGTATATGTATCTTGTTGAAATATGGAACTTCTACAGACTTTTCTGGTATGTTGATTGCCAAGTATGGTCACATCATGTAAAAATCATTCCATCTATGTGGCCCGACATGGTGAAACTGGTCAGCTGTTACACACTATTGAATGGACGGACACGCTAGTGTCCCGTGCGGTTAATAGAGTCTTTTAATATTTTTTGTGTTATAGTGCCGTATGGCACGCAAACACGAGAAATTTACGATAACAGACGAACAACGCCAAGACCTTGAGGCGTTGTTGCGCTCACCGAAAACAGCCCAAGATCTGGCATCTCGGGCCAAGATTATCCTCTTAACGGCATCAGGTAAAACTGCCGAGGATTTGATTGTCGAATTAGGGACAACTTTTCGTACAATCTATCGATGGAGGAAACGATTTAAAGAGTATGGCATCCACGGGCTTGTCGATCGTCCTCGTAGCGGCCAGCCCAAAAAACTGACCGATGCAACGGTCAAAGAAGTTTTGCGGATGACAGTTGAGTGCATTCCTCATGAGGCAACCCATTGGAGTGTTCGCCTTATGGCCAAAGCCGCCAAGGTCACCACGTGGCAGGTGCGACAGATATGGAATGCAGCCGATTTAAAACCGCATCGGCTTAAAAATTTCAAAATCAGCAATGATCCGAATTTTGCTGAAAAAGTAATCGATATTGTTGGCCTGTACATGAATCCACCTGAAAATGCGGCTGTGTTTTCCGTTGATGAGAAAACGCAGATTCAAGCGTTGGATCGTACCCAGCCAATGTTGCCCATGCGGCCCGGCCAGATTGAGCGTCGCACGCATGATTACAAACGAAATGGCACCACCAATTTATACGCTGCCTTCGACATTTTAACCGGACAAGTGCTTGGCCGAACAACCAAAAGGCATCGAGCCAAGGAGTTTCTCGACTTCTTGCGGCAGTTGAATAGGGCCGTTCCAGCCGAGGTTGCCCTCCATGTCATACTGGACAACAGCAGTACCCATAAAACGGCAGATGTGATGCAATGGCTCAAGGCCCACCCTCGGTTTACGTTCCATTTCACACCAACCAGTGCATCATGGCTGAATGCGGTTGAAAGCTGGTTCGGCCAACTGGAGCGCAGAGCCATCCACCGAGGGGTGTTTACAAGTGTCAAAGATCTCAGAGATGAAATCCACCGCTTCATCAAGCAGCACAATAACAGATCGGCCAAGCCATTCACATGGACAAAGACTGCAGCGGTGATACTTGAAAAGGTCTCAAAATTAAAAGACGACACTAACCGCACGGGACACTAGTATGAAGAATGGGGAGAAATATGAAACGAGGACCACTGTTTGAGAAAATCCAAGAGCGCGTTGACTTTGAGAAGGACGAAGGTGATATAGCGTACTTCTACGCACTCATGTCTCAAATCGAGTACGTAACAAAACTCGTCGTCCTCGGTGTACTTGCATGCCTAACCGAGGACACAGATAGGAATAAATACTCACTAGAATACAAGCTGATACGAGCAAATTCAATTGGTGAATGGGTCGAAGTTCTCACCACTGCACTGACAGGTCCACCAGCTCAATTCATTAGGCAAGACGCCAGACACATAACTCGCGATTTGACCGAGCGGGTAGCAAAAAGCGACTGGCGCTATGAGGTCGTTTCCTTAGCTACAGACGTTGCTACCGCATTCGGACTTGATGGTTCAATAGGACATCGTGTTGCATTACGACAATTCTTTGAGTTTGGTGTAATGATAAGAAATCGAACAAAAGGACACGGCACACCAACTAGTGATCAATGTTACGACGTATGTCCGAAGCTTCAACAAGCAGTAGACCTTGTATTAGAAAAATATGTCTTATTTAATCACGATTGGGCACACCTTTACCGCAACCTATCACGAAAATACCGGGTTTCTAAGCTGCTGGGTGACTGTGCAGAGTTTGATTATCTGAAAACAACACGAGACCACAATTTACAGGACGGTGTATACTTTAACCTAGACACCCTAATTGAAGTTAAACTCATTTCAACCAAACCCGGTATACCGAACATTTATTTACCAAATGGCAATTATAGGGATAGAGCCTACGAATTGCTGTCATATTTTTCAAACGACATTGATCAAGGGGACGCTACTTCATGGTCTAAACCTCCAGGCAGACTCCCACCGAGCCATACGGAGGGTAAGCAGAATCTCGATACGCTCGGAAATACTTTCACAAACCTCCCACAGCCCCCCTCCGGATATATTAAGCGGGATCAAATCGAGCGTGATCTTGAAACAGAGCTCCGTACGAAAGATCGGCATCCAATAGTGACACTGACTGGCTTAGGTGGCATCGGTAAAACCACTGTCGCCCTGGAAGTAATAAATCGTATAGCCAAAGGGTCAAGCTGTCCATATGAGGTTATTCTCTGGTTAAGCTCACGAGACGTCGACCTATTGGATACTGGACCAAAGCCTGTCACTCCAAAGGTTGTCAGCAAATCGACAATTTCAAATGTTGTAGTAGAACTGTTGGAGCCATCACAACGCAGCGATAGTGAGTTTGACCCAATCCAATTCTTTCAAAAATGTCTAACTCACGGTTCAGCAGGATGCACACTTGTAGTGCTTGACAATTTTGAGACTGTTGACGATCCGGCTGACATATTTGCATGGATAGACACCCACGTTCGCCTGCCAAACAAAGTGCTCATTACGACTAGGTTTCGAGATTTTCAGGGTGACTATCCAATAGATGTTGGCGGAATGACAGATTCGGAGGCTTTTGATCTCATTGATCAAGAAGCCACGCGGTTAGAAATATCAAATCTAATACCAGACCAATACAAGCACGAACTCGTTGCTGAGTCTGACGGGCATCCCTACGTAATAAAGGTTTTACTGGGACAAGTGGCTAATGAGCGTAAAGCGGTTAAGCCTGCAAGAATTGTAGCTGGTGCCGACCAGCTTCTAACAGCACTGTTTGAACGAACTTATGCTAGTCTCAGTCCGGCTGCACAGCGTGTATTTTTATTGTTGTCAAGTTGGCGGTCCGTTGTACCAGAAATTGCTGTAGAGGCCGTCGTTTTACGTCCAGACAATGAGCGGTTCGATGTTCAAGGGGCCATACGAGAGCTTCGCCGGTTTTCTCTAATTGAAGAGGTTCCATCAGCATCCGAAAACGAAATGTTTGTTGGGGTTCCATTAGCTGCGGCGAGCTTCGGTCGCAAAAAGTTGAAGATTAGCCCTTTGAGGGTCGCTGTTGAAGCAGATAGAGACGTCCTGATGGAATTTGGAGCAGGTGACAAAGAATCGTCGCGCCACGGCGTCATGCCAAGAATCGATATCCTAATCAAGTCGGCTGCTCGTGAAGCTAGTGATGATGCTTCAAGTATCGAAAAAATGATTCCAATTTTGGAATACTTGGCGACAAGGGTACCTCTCGCAAACCTCCGTATCGCCCAGTTGCTAGGTGAAATTGGCGGCGAGGTTGGTGCATCATCCAGAATTAAGACCTACGTCAATCGCTATCTGGAAAGCACCGATAATAGTGAACGTGAACGTGCGTGGAGCTGGTTAGCTGATCTATGTCATACAATGGGTGATCTTATCGGGGAAATTCATGCATTGACTGAGATCGCGACACTCTCGACAACCACCCCCAGTTTAATCGGCGTTGTGGCTAATAAAATCAATAGTCGACTACGTGAACTGAAGAACCGAGGGATGGGTGATGGGTCGGATGAGGTCAAGCAGCTAATTGCCAGAACGGCTGAACAGATGAGTGGTTATCTAGAAAATTTAGATGCAACTGATTGCTCACGTTTGGCATGGCTCTACCTAAATATCGGCAATGAAAACAGAGCGTTCGATATCGCTAGATCCGGTAACAAGAAAGATCCTGATAATGAGCATTGCTTGAAAATTTTAAAACGGCTTGAATCGTGAGAATTCGACTATTGTTCGACTGCCGAGTATAGCTCAATAAATTGCTCTGGCCACCGACAGATCGCTATGCGGGCGACAGTTCAGCTGACCTTCAGCATTAAGCGCTACACAGTATCCGCTTTTCACTTGTAGGCAGCTGCCATGTCCATCACATACGCCCGGCTGGAATGGGACGACCAGGGCCGGCCACTGTCCAGTACCTATAACGATGTATACTTCTCCAGCCTGTCGGGACTGGAAGAAACCCACTACGTCTTTCTGCAGCACAACCGGCTGGCAGAGCGTTTTGCTCGGCTACAAGATGGTGACTGTATGGTGATCGGTGAAACCGGTTTTGGCACCGGGCTGAACTTTCTCTGCACCTGGCAGCTGTTTCGCCAACAGGCAGTACACGATGCCCGGCTGCACTTTATCAGTGTGGAAAAATTCCCCCTGCAACCGGCTGATCTTAGCCGAGCGCTTGCTCTCTGGCCGGAACTGGACGAGCCGGCCCAGCAGCTGGCGTCTGTGTACCGACACCTGCTGGATGGTGTGCAAAGTATCTGTCTGGACAACAACCGTGTACAGCTCAGCCTGCTGATCGGCGATGCCCGCGAGCAGCTGGCCCGGTTGGATACCAGGACCAGGGTAAACGCCTGGTTTCTGGATGGTTTTGCACCGGCTAAAAACCCTGACATGTGGACCGACCAACTCTTTACTCAGCTGGCACGGCTGTCTGCGCCTGATGCCACTCTGGCCACCTTTACCAGTGCTGGTTTTGTCCGCCGCGGACTGCAAAATGCCGGCTTTACCATGCAGCGCAACAAGGGGTTTGGCCACAAACGGGAGATGCTCAGCGGCTGGCTGAAGTAGCTGCCGGAGCAATCGCATCTACCCTGGTAAAATATCAGGGTTGGAAAACGAAAAGTCCAAAGTAACTCCGTACAATATAATTCAGGTGATATATACGATTAAAGATCAGGATTTATTTGATAAATTCTATAAATATATTAGACAGTACTGCTGAAACAGGACGGTGTATCTGCTGATAACAAACACTGGACAACAAAACTTGGTCACAGAAAACCACAGGCCATCCTCCCCTGGAACCAGGTTTGCTCGTACCGATGGATCGTATGTAATTCAGGTGGATAGAGAAAAAACGGAGATTTCATCATGAGCCGGGAGCTGAACTTTCTTGACTTGTTCCCCAGTGCCGGGGAGTTGTCCGAAGGCTTTATCCAGGCCGGGGTCAATCCGGTCGCACATGTCGAGTCTGATCAGGCGGCGTGCTTCACCCTGCGCACACGCATGGCATATCACTGGCTACAGGAACATGGACGCACCAAGCTGTATGCGGACTATCTGAACGGCAACATCAGTCGCTCGAAACTCTATGAACATGTGCCTGAGCAGGTGATAAAGTCTGTCATCAATGCTAAAATTGGTGTCGGAACACTTTCTGATATTTTTCGACAGGTGAACGCCCTTGTAGACAATCGAGCTCTGGACCTGATTGTCGGTGACCCACCCTGCCAGGCCTATTCCATCGTGGGCCGGTCGCGAGCAGATCTTTCGCAGACGTGCAGACTCCATGGATAACTTTCTTCTTATCTTATTTTTTGTCGGTCTTGGCTGGTTATTCCGCCATATCAAGGCATTTCCCGGGCAAACTGCACAGGTGCTCAACCTGTTTGTCCTCTATGTTGCCTTACCGGCTGTGATCCTGCTTAAGATACCGCAACTCAACATCTCCACCGATATGATCGTCCCCATTGCGGTGGCATGGTCAATGCTGCCGTTTTCTGTTCTTCTGATCCTCCTTGGTGCCAGAAGATACAAATGGTCACGGGAGACCATCGGTGTTCTGCTGCTTGTGATACCCGTTGGCAACACCTCCTTCATGGGGTTACCCATGGTCAACGCCTTTTTCGGAGAGGCCGGTATCCCCTATCTTATTATGTACGATCAACTCGGCACCCTGCTCATCTTTGTCACCTATGGATCGGTTATCCTGGCAATTTACGGATCCAGGGGCCAGGTCAGGTACGCTCAGATAGTGCGCCAGGCCCTGCTCTTCCCGCCCACCATTGCTCTGGTGCTCGGCCTGGCGCTGCGTTCGTGGGAGTACCCCGATCTACTTGTCAGACAGTTGCAGATCATGGCTGATATGCTGACACCTCTGGTGATGGTTGCCATTGGTTTTCAATTAAACATACGAATCAGCTCGGGTGTCCTCTATCCGCTGGGGTTCGGCCTGGTCGTCAAAATGGCCCTTGCCCCGATCTTTGCCCTGGCCGGCTGTCATATACTGGGGTTAAAGGGTTTAGCAACAGAGATTGCGATTTTTGAGGCCGGGATGCCGCCGATGGTGACTGCCGGAGCCGTCGCCATTGCAGCAGATATGCATCCGGAACTGGCGGCAGCACTTGTCAGTTTGGGCCTGGCCCTGGCCTTTGTAACCCTACCGGCTCTTTACTGGCTTATCTGACTGCAGGCGCCACTGCAGCAATGAGACCGATCTGACGTGTTGGTCGGACAGGGTGAACAGCGTTTGCTGACTGTGGCGGATATGCGCCTGTCACAGGCTTGTCTGTTCAATGTGTATGCGCTATGACGCATCAGTATAGTCTTCTTGTTCTTGCAGACATACATCACTGTTCTGCTGAAATTAATCAGTTCATTACATACGGTGTCAAGATAGTGCACAAACACCGGAACAATGAGAATGGATACTTCCATGAAAAGAGAGATCAGAGTTTTTATTGCTTCACCAGGGGATCTGACAGAAGAGCGTAAAAAATTCAGAGAGACGATTCAAGCCTCAACGATGGGTTCGGTGACGGCGCCAATGTGAAGTATATACCTTTGGGATGGGAGGAAGTGCTAGCCTCCACCGGACGCCGGCCCCAGGGGGTGATCAATCGAGAAATCGACAGTTGTGACGTGTTTATTCTCGCCATGTACAGACGCTGGGGGCAAGAGGCTCCTGATGCCGAGCCCTATTCATCTTATACAGAAGAGGAATTTTACCGGGCATTAAAGCGTTGGCAGCACGAAGGCAAACCTGAAATTTTTGTTTTCTTCAAATTTGTTGATGCTCTATCTGAAGCTGACCCCGGGCCTCAGTTACAAAAAGTTATGGACTTCAGAAAACAGTTGGAAGAGACAAGAACGGTACTCTACCGATATTTCGACTCCCCTGAAAACTTTGCAGAGGAGGTTGACAAACATCTCAGGGCTTATGCAAAAGGTGAGTTGCCGAGGGCAGATCAGGGTTCTGAACAAGTAGTACTGCCAATGGCTGCGCTCAAGGAGGTTGAGAAGGCCCAAAAGATAACTTTACAAAAAACAGAGGAGGCAGAGAAGGCGAAGGACGACGCTGAAATGTTTCGGTTACGACTGGAAGCCGAGCAGTTACAATCTGCCGAAAATGCTGCGAAACTGGCACTGGAAGGAAAGATCGAGTTTGCACGAGAAAAGCTGACCAGACTTGTCAGTGAGACGGTGGACCTACGGATATTATCTATCGGCTTTGAATTCTTTTACCGCACCGGTGATCTAGCTTCTGCCACCTGGGTTCTTGAAAAATGGCTGCATCTAAATGGTACTGAAAATAAGACTGTAGAAACAGCGGCTGCCTTGGGCAACCTCGGTCTTGTATACATAACCCGAGGTGAGCTGGAGAAAGCTGAGGAGATGTACCAAGAGGCACTGACCATCAATAAGGAGCTAGGTCGTAAAGAGGGTATAGCAAATAACTACGGCAACCTCGGTAACGTATACTGCACCCGCGATGAGCTGGAGAAAGCTGAAAAGATGCAAGAAAAGTCTCTGACCATCCATAAGGAACTTGGCTATAAAGAGGGCATGGCAGATAACTACAACAATCTCGGTATCCTATACTGGATCCGCGGTGAGCTTGAGAAAGCTGAGGAGATGTTCCAAAAGTCTCTGACGTATTATCAGGAAGTCCAATCACCAAAAGAAAAACTACTTGAAGACCAATTGCGGAAACTGCGAGAAGGTAGAGATAAGTTATGAGCTGTCATATGATAGTGAGCCCTTATGCCACCGTAGGTTTATTCGTTTGACTATCAGCCTGCTCTGACGAAATTTCCTTTGTTTTAGCAACCGTCCGGAAAGACAGTAAGAGGACAAAAACTCCAATTGCATACGGAACAGATTGTAAAAACAAAAGGGGTTAGAAGTGGTCTCGGAAATTTGGACAAGCCCTTAAGTGGAAAATCTGCTACCACTAACGCCCAACGATGGGCACAACATGGAGCAGAAAATGGCAAAAGGAACGAGGCGGAAACATTCAGCAGCATTTAAAGCAAAAGTGGCCTTGGCAGCGATAGCCGGTGACAAAACATTGGCTGAATTAGTCGTCCTTGAAAAAGCCTTTTTCATTTTGCCAGAGCGGATGATCAGGCACCGTTCTTCTGCCAATCGGGGCGGCTCCAGAGAGCCAAAAACAATTCGACAAAAAGAAGCAGCAATTTTTCCCTCAACTTCTTGAGGATCAGACGGATATTGTGCCCTGCTCCACAGAGCAGGGCATTGATTTTATCGCCCAACTCACCCAGCAGGTAATTGCGTCCAAGCTTGCCATCCGCCTTCATATGGCCGATCACCGGCTCAACGGCGCTGCGTCTCTTGAGTTCCTTCTTCATCTGCGGTGTCATTCCCCGCCTGCGACCGGAGATCAACACCTGGGGTTCTTTGATCTTGTGACCACGGTAGCCCCGGTCGACAAAACTGCGTTGAACGGTGCAGCCGGTGATCCGTTGCACCTGCTCAATCGCCCTGGCCAGGGTGTGCCCATCATAGGGGTTGCCAGGTTCGGCCAACATCCCCACCACGAAGTTGTCGCGATTGGTGGTCGCCACGCTCACCTTGACCCCGAACTCGTACTTCTTGTGCGCCTTGCCTTTGCCAATGCATTCCACTTCCGGCGCGTGCAGGCTGTAGAGCTTGTTCTTGTCCTGCCGTTGTTGGGTCAACAACCGTTCGGCCAGGGCAAGTTCCGGAAGAAACACGGGGCGAAGAGCCTGCTGGTCTTCGATCTTGCGCACAATGTCCCGGTAGACCCTGCCCAAATAGGTCTTCAACCGCTTGATCTCACGACCGGCTCTGCGCCGCTGACGGGCATGGAGATACCGGCCAACCTTCAACAAAGCCTGACGTCCAAGGCGGGAGTAACTCTGCCGAAGACGAATGCCCCACGCCGCTGCCAGCTTAACCAACCGTTCACGGCTTCGATTGTACAGACGTGAATCGGTCGGAAACGCGACCGCCTTTTCCTGCACGGTCGTGTCAACAATGACCCGCTTCAAACTGGCCGGCGCCACCGCTCCGCTCGCCAAACCTGCCTGCACACTCAGCTTCAGGATCAATTCCGATCCCTGTTCGCCTATCCGTTTTCGCCAGCGACTCAACGAAGACGGATCGATCGGCAACTCATGTCGGAAGTATTCTTCGCCGCAGAAGTATTGGTGGTAGGGATTCTCCACCCACCGCCGTACCGTCTCTTCGTCCGACGTGTTGAACGCATGACTCAGGTAGGTCAGGCCTACGAGCAAACGAATCGGGAGCCCCGGCCGACCGTCTTCCGAATACAGCTTGCCAAACTCGCACTCAAAAACTCCCCAGTCAATCAGCCCACTCAGCCGGTACAATTCATGTCGGTGGTTGAGAATGCTCTCCAAACGGTTGCGGAACATGTCCAGCTGGGGACTGGAAATCTGCTTCTTCGGCTGCATCGTAAATCACCAGAAATTGAAGGGGAAAGGTGCAATATCCTGCAATTTACAATGCTATATTTTTCAATTTTTATCTATATATTTCAGCCTATTGAGGCTTTTTCACGGCCGACGAATTAGCCCAGCAGTTCGAGGTCCACCCCAACCAGATCACCACCTGGGAACGGCAATTAAGCGAGGGCGCCTCAAATATTTTCGATAAATCCCCGGCCAAGCCGGAAGTTGACCTGAAGGCACTGCACGCCAAGATCGGGCAATTAACGCTGGAAAACGATTTTTTAGAAAGCGCGCTCACCAGGGTGGGACTGCTGAGCGCAAAGCGATAATTGACCGCACTCACAAACTCTCTGTGACAAGACAGGCCAAGTTGGTTGGCATCAGTCGCAGCAGCCTCTATTATCGTCCCAGGCCTGTTGCGAAGGCCGATTTGGAGTTGATGCGCCGCCTGGACGAGTTGCATCTGGAGCGCCCGTTCATGGGCGCCCGCATGTTGCGTGATCAGGTTGATCGAGCCGGTATTAAAGTTGGCCGCAGGCATGTGGGTACGCTGATGAAACGCATGGGCATCGAGGCGCTGTACCGGAAACCGGGAACCAGCAAGAAACACCTTGGTCACAAGGTATATCCCTATCTCATGCGGGGGATGAGGATCGACCGAGCCAATCAGGTCTGGGCGCTGGATACGACCTATATCCCGATGGCCAAAGGCTTTGTTTATCTCACAGCCGTGGTTGACTGGGCCAGCCGGAAAGTGCTGGCGGCCAAGATCGCCATCACCCTGGAGGCCTGCCATGCTGTCGATGTTCTGCAGGAGGCGTTCACCCGCCATGGTACGCCTGAGATCATTAACACCGACCAGGGGAGCCAGTTCACTGCCGAGGAATTTGTCCGGGCGGTCAAAGACCGCGGATGCAAGCTCAGCATGGATGGCCGGGGCGCCTGGCGGGACAACGTGTTTGTGGAACGATTGTGGAAGTCAGTCAAGTACGAAGAAGTGTATCTCCATGCCTATGACTCCGTCGTCGAGGCCCGCAGATCGATCATACGTTATTTCGACTGGTACAACCGCTGTCGACCACACTCCAAAATAAAGAGAAAAACGCCTAACGAGGCGTATACCGCGATGCGGCCGGCGGTCCAACAGGCAGCGTAACTATGGACAGAGATTTCACTTAAAAATTAGAAAATCTTGTTCAGACAAGTGGAGCCACCTCTGGGCGCCCCCACCTTATTGACACATATGCGAATAAACAGTATATATGTTTATACGTTGTATATACTTTCCAAATAAGGTGACGATATGCAGTTAGTGGTCAAGAAATGGGGAAACTCTCTGGGAGTCAGAATCCCAAAAAGTATTGCCGAGGCCGGAAAGCTCAGGGTCGATCAGGAAATCAGCATTGAGGCTGTTGATGGTAAAATTGTCATCACGCCGGTGATTCAGACCAAAGAATACTCGTTGAAAGAATTGTTGAGCGGGTGTTCTCCGAAGCTTTTAGCCCTGGATGATGAAAATCGTCAATGGCTCGATGACGAACCGGTCGGCAAGGAAATCTGGTGATGAAAAAATATATCCCGAACAGAGGGGATGTGGTGTGGACAGATTTTGATCCGGCTGCGGGACATGAACAGATGGGAAAGAGGCCAACTTTGGTTCTTTCACCGAAGGCCTTTAATAAAACCGTCCAATTGGCCATGGTTGCACCGATAACCAGCAGGATACGAGGACATGCTTTTGAGGTTCCTTTGGTCGGCAAGAAAATCACAGGTGTTGCGCTGTGCCATCAGGTCAAGATGATCGATTTCGTGGCAAGAGGGGTACAATTCGCTGAAAATGCCCAGGATGAGGTGGTTAGTGAAGTTCTGGCTAAGGTCCGGGCAATTATCAGCGAAACGGAATAGATCAAACTGATCCTGCCCGTTTTGCGTGGACATCCTGTTAAGCTGCTTTGAGAGCTTCAAGCACCATGGGGCTGATGCGACCATTGGCACTATGGCGGCGAATGCGGTTGTAATCAACTTCAATATATTCAAACACGGTGTGGCGCATCTCTTTGCGAGTGGCAAAGTGTTCACCGTGGATGGCCTCCACCTTCATGGTGTGAAAGAAACTCTCAGCACAGGCATTATCGTAGCAGTTGCCCTTGGCGCTCATGCCGGCGACCAGATGATGTTTCATGACGAGACGTTGGTATGCGGCAGAGCAGTATTGGCTGCCTCGATCTGAGTGCAGGACGACCCCCTTGGGCATGTTTCGCCGCCAGAGCGCCATCTGCAAAGCCTGGCAAACAAGATCGGCGGTCATGCGCTCTGCTAAAGCCCAGCCTACCACCTGTCGTGAAAAGAGATCTATAAGCACGGCAAGGTACAGCCAGCCTTCAGCTGTCCAGAGATAGGTTA
It includes:
- a CDS encoding IS630 family transposase, producing the protein MARKHEKFTITDEQRQDLEALLRSPKTAQDLASRAKIILLTASGKTAEDLIVELGTTFRTIYRWRKRFKEYGIHGLVDRPRSGQPKKLTDATVKEVLRMTVECIPHEATHWSVRLMAKAAKVTTWQVRQIWNAADLKPHRLKNFKISNDPNFAEKVIDIVGLYMNPPENAAVFSVDEKTQIQALDRTQPMLPMRPGQIERRTHDYKRNGTTNLYAAFDILTGQVLGRTTKRHRAKEFLDFLRQLNRAVPAEVALHVILDNSSTHKTADVMQWLKAHPRFTFHFTPTSASWLNAVESWFGQLERRAIHRGVFTSVKDLRDEIHRFIKQHNNRSAKPFTWTKTAAVILEKVSKLKDDTNRTGH
- a CDS encoding NB-ARC domain-containing protein, with translation MKRGPLFEKIQERVDFEKDEGDIAYFYALMSQIEYVTKLVVLGVLACLTEDTDRNKYSLEYKLIRANSIGEWVEVLTTALTGPPAQFIRQDARHITRDLTERVAKSDWRYEVVSLATDVATAFGLDGSIGHRVALRQFFEFGVMIRNRTKGHGTPTSDQCYDVCPKLQQAVDLVLEKYVLFNHDWAHLYRNLSRKYRVSKLLGDCAEFDYLKTTRDHNLQDGVYFNLDTLIEVKLISTKPGIPNIYLPNGNYRDRAYELLSYFSNDIDQGDATSWSKPPGRLPPSHTEGKQNLDTLGNTFTNLPQPPSGYIKRDQIERDLETELRTKDRHPIVTLTGLGGIGKTTVALEVINRIAKGSSCPYEVILWLSSRDVDLLDTGPKPVTPKVVSKSTISNVVVELLEPSQRSDSEFDPIQFFQKCLTHGSAGCTLVVLDNFETVDDPADIFAWIDTHVRLPNKVLITTRFRDFQGDYPIDVGGMTDSEAFDLIDQEATRLEISNLIPDQYKHELVAESDGHPYVIKVLLGQVANERKAVKPARIVAGADQLLTALFERTYASLSPAAQRVFLLLSSWRSVVPEIAVEAVVLRPDNERFDVQGAIRELRRFSLIEEVPSASENEMFVGVPLAAASFGRKKLKISPLRVAVEADRDVLMEFGAGDKESSRHGVMPRIDILIKSAAREASDDASSIEKMIPILEYLATRVPLANLRIAQLLGEIGGEVGASSRIKTYVNRYLESTDNSERERAWSWLADLCHTMGDLIGEIHALTEIATLSTTTPSLIGVVANKINSRLRELKNRGMGDGSDEVKQLIARTAEQMSGYLENLDATDCSRLAWLYLNIGNENRAFDIARSGNKKDPDNEHCLKILKRLES
- a CDS encoding DNA cytosine methyltransferase, giving the protein MSRELNFLDLFPSAGELSEGFIQAGVNPVAHVESDQAACFTLRTRMAYHWLQEHGRTKLYADYLNGNISRSKLYEHVPEQVIKSVINAKIGVGTLSDIFRQVNALVDNRALDLIVGDPPCQAYSIVGRSRADLSQTCRLHG
- a CDS encoding AEC family transporter, whose protein sequence is MDNFLLILFFVGLGWLFRHIKAFPGQTAQVLNLFVLYVALPAVILLKIPQLNISTDMIVPIAVAWSMLPFSVLLILLGARRYKWSRETIGVLLLVIPVGNTSFMGLPMVNAFFGEAGIPYLIMYDQLGTLLIFVTYGSVILAIYGSRGQVRYAQIVRQALLFPPTIALVLGLALRSWEYPDLLVRQLQIMADMLTPLVMVAIGFQLNIRISSGVLYPLGFGLVVKMALAPIFALAGCHILGLKGLATEIAIFEAGMPPMVTAGAVAIAADMHPELAAALVSLGLALAFVTLPALYWLI
- a CDS encoding tetratricopeptide repeat protein, whose amino-acid sequence is MKYIPLGWEEVLASTGRRPQGVINREIDSCDVFILAMYRRWGQEAPDAEPYSSYTEEEFYRALKRWQHEGKPEIFVFFKFVDALSEADPGPQLQKVMDFRKQLEETRTVLYRYFDSPENFAEEVDKHLRAYAKGELPRADQGSEQVVLPMAALKEVEKAQKITLQKTEEAEKAKDDAEMFRLRLEAEQLQSAENAAKLALEGKIEFAREKLTRLVSETVDLRILSIGFEFFYRTGDLASATWVLEKWLHLNGTENKTVETAAALGNLGLVYITRGELEKAEEMYQEALTINKELGRKEGIANNYGNLGNVYCTRDELEKAEKMQEKSLTIHKELGYKEGMADNYNNLGILYWIRGELEKAEEMFQKSLTYYQEVQSPKEKLLEDQLRKLREGRDKL
- a CDS encoding IS5 family transposase codes for the protein MQPKKQISSPQLDMFRNRLESILNHRHELYRLSGLIDWGVFECEFGKLYSEDGRPGLPIRLLVGLTYLSHAFNTSDEETVRRWVENPYHQYFCGEEYFRHELPIDPSSLSRWRKRIGEQGSELILKLSVQAGLASGAVAPASLKRVIVDTTVQEKAVAFPTDSRLYNRSRERLVKLAAAWGIRLRQSYSRLGRQALLKVGRYLHARQRRRAGREIKRLKTYLGRVYRDIVRKIEDQQALRPVFLPELALAERLLTQQRQDKNKLYSLHAPEVECIGKGKAHKKYEFGVKVSVATTNRDNFVVGMLAEPGNPYDGHTLARAIEQVQRITGCTVQRSFVDRGYRGHKIKEPQVLISGRRRGMTPQMKKELKRRSAVEPVIGHMKADGKLGRNYLLGELGDKINALLCGAGHNIRLILKKLREKLLLLFVELFLALWSRPDWQKNGA
- a CDS encoding AbrB/MazE/SpoVT family DNA-binding domain-containing protein, yielding MQLVVKKWGNSLGVRIPKSIAEAGKLRVDQEISIEAVDGKIVITPVIQTKEYSLKELLSGCSPKLLALDDENRQWLDDEPVGKEIW
- a CDS encoding type II toxin-antitoxin system PemK/MazF family toxin gives rise to the protein MKKYIPNRGDVVWTDFDPAAGHEQMGKRPTLVLSPKAFNKTVQLAMVAPITSRIRGHAFEVPLVGKKITGVALCHQVKMIDFVARGVQFAENAQDEVVSEVLAKVRAIISETE